One Gossypium hirsutum isolate 1008001.06 chromosome A11, Gossypium_hirsutum_v2.1, whole genome shotgun sequence genomic window carries:
- the LOC107959534 gene encoding E3 ubiquitin-protein ligase MPSR1, translating into MASISYECHDIVYRVFQPHSRFQQTHRTPPRPMQIELILNVTSLLIPRRRILGHLINFERLSLETLRFDLGLLQSQDQLRLVLAPNFIRYGIDVVSTAYDMIIHEIVECGLRIADSTTGNNCEVLTLCLEMRVVFVENENEEEEVLIGRATAESELEFERSNYGMVAAKESSVEKMLKKVRVKSRGEDCLICMEELEIGIDASQMPCSHAFHCNCIEKWLKVSHYCPVCRFAMPTD; encoded by the coding sequence ATGGCTTCAATTTCTTATGAGTGTCATGACATTGTTTACCGTGTTTTCCAACCCCATTCCAGATTCCAACAAACCCATCGCACACCTCCCCGTCCCATGCAAATCGAGTTGATCCTCAACGTAACTTCCCTTTTAATCCCTCGTCGTCGCATTCTTGGCCACCTGATCAACTTCGAGCGTTTATCCCTCGAAACACTTCGTTTCGATCTCGGCCTTTTGCAAAGCCAGGACCAGCTTCGTCTTGTTCTTGCTCCCAATTTTATAAGATACGGAATCGACGTAGTCTCTACAGCTTACGATATGATCATtcatgaaattgtcgaatgtggGCTTAGAATTGCGGATTCGACGACGGGAAATAATTGCGAAGTCTTAACTTTGTGTTTAGAGATGCGGGTCGTCTTTGTGGAAAACGAAAACGAAGAGGAGGAGGTTTTGATTGGAAGAGCTACGGCGGAATCGGAATTGGAGTTCGAGAGGAGTAACTACGGCATGGTTGCTGCTAAAGAGTCTTCTGTTGAGAAGATGCTAAAGAAAGTAAGAGTAAAAAGTCGAGGTGAAGATTGCTTGATTTGTATGGAGGAGCTCGAGATTGGGATCGACGCTTCTCAGATGCCTTGTTCGCATGCTTTTCATTGTAATTGTATCGAAAAGTGGTTGAAGGTTAGCCATTATTGTCCTGTTTGCCGCTTTGCCATGCCGACCGATTAG
- the LOC107899699 gene encoding uncharacterized protein isoform X3 has product MNGDNFTDGIPKFRSILGDITNRAVKRGFSSISDNVGFNSKEEASYRFTKQVCLGEENSIQENPKTPQFEPNPNTSSTCSGETDTSKEGLVPVNEKVSEVIERFDLSDSDDRLDQGEGGITQARGTLDDSCRNDSKDLGVGRLASSEGGCVEWLRLPKSSSQGFRSFELERCVGLKNDGSNLNAGADMLKACSCSFCLKVLKRSQKEASILVQKSCSGKETDIQNLGNPNKSSKLESDLTSQWRSLFLNMEDIFVHESNQLQASYIQLKDLRDNCKMDLERITGMPSKR; this is encoded by the exons ATGAACGGAGATAATTTTACAGACGGAATACCCAAATTCCGTTCAATTTTGGGTGACATTACAAATCGAGCAGTTAAAAGGGGGTTTTCGTCAATTTCGGATAATGTAGGGTTTAATTCCAAAGAAGAAGCAAGCTACCGATTTACAAAACAAGTTTGTTTAGGAGAAGAAAATTCGATCCAAGAGAATCCTAAAACCCCCCAATTTGAACCAAaccctaatacttcttctactTGTAGTGGGGAAACTGACACATCCAAAGAGGGTTTGGTGCCGGTTAATGAGAAAGTTAGCGAGGTTATAGAACGGTTTGATTTGTCTGATAGTGACGATAGATTAGATCAAGGTGAAGGAGGCATTACACAAGCAAGGGGTACATTGGATGATAGTTGTAGGAATGATAGTAAGGATCTTGGCGTTGGTAGACTAGCGTCGAGTGAAGGTGGCTGTGTCGAGTGGTTAAGGTTGCCTAAGTCTTCGTCGCAAGGTTTTCGATCATTTGAGCTGGAGAGGTGCGTGGGACTCAAGAATGATGGTTCTAATTTGAATGCTGGTGCTGATATGCTCAAAGCTTGCTCTTGTTCTTTTTGCTTGAAAG TTTTGAAGAGAAGTCAGAAAGAAGCAAGCATTTTGGTTCAGAAAAGTTGCAGTGGGAAAGAAACTGACATTCAAAACCTGGGAAATCCCAATAAATCTTCAAAATTAGAATCTGATCTCACAAGTCAGTGGAGATCACTCTTTCTTAACATGGAGGATATATTTGTTCATGAAAGCAACCAGCTT CAAGCCAGTTACATTCAACTAAAAGATTTGAGGGACAATTGCAAGATGGATCTGGAGCGGATAACAGGGATGCCTTCAAAGAGATAG
- the LOC107899699 gene encoding uncharacterized protein isoform X1 encodes MNGDNFTDGIPKFRSILGDITNRAVKRGFSSISDNVGFNSKEEASYRFTKQVCLGEENSIQENPKTPQFEPNPNTSSTCSGETDTSKEGLVPVNEKVSEVIERFDLSDSDDRLDQGEGGITQARGTLDDSCRNDSKDLGVGRLASSEGGCVEWLRLPKSSSQGFRSFELERCVGLKNDGSNLNAGADMLKACSCSFCLKAAYIWSDLHYQDTKGRIAVLKRSQKEASILVQKSCSGKETDIQNLGNPNKSSKLESDLTSQWRSLFLNMEDIFVHESNQLQASYIQLKDLRDNCKMDLERITGMPSKR; translated from the exons ATGAACGGAGATAATTTTACAGACGGAATACCCAAATTCCGTTCAATTTTGGGTGACATTACAAATCGAGCAGTTAAAAGGGGGTTTTCGTCAATTTCGGATAATGTAGGGTTTAATTCCAAAGAAGAAGCAAGCTACCGATTTACAAAACAAGTTTGTTTAGGAGAAGAAAATTCGATCCAAGAGAATCCTAAAACCCCCCAATTTGAACCAAaccctaatacttcttctactTGTAGTGGGGAAACTGACACATCCAAAGAGGGTTTGGTGCCGGTTAATGAGAAAGTTAGCGAGGTTATAGAACGGTTTGATTTGTCTGATAGTGACGATAGATTAGATCAAGGTGAAGGAGGCATTACACAAGCAAGGGGTACATTGGATGATAGTTGTAGGAATGATAGTAAGGATCTTGGCGTTGGTAGACTAGCGTCGAGTGAAGGTGGCTGTGTCGAGTGGTTAAGGTTGCCTAAGTCTTCGTCGCAAGGTTTTCGATCATTTGAGCTGGAGAGGTGCGTGGGACTCAAGAATGATGGTTCTAATTTGAATGCTGGTGCTGATATGCTCAAAGCTTGCTCTTGTTCTTTTTGCTTGAAAG CTGCTTATATTTGGTCGGACCTTCATTATCAAGATACCAAGGGTCGAATAGCTG TTTTGAAGAGAAGTCAGAAAGAAGCAAGCATTTTGGTTCAGAAAAGTTGCAGTGGGAAAGAAACTGACATTCAAAACCTGGGAAATCCCAATAAATCTTCAAAATTAGAATCTGATCTCACAAGTCAGTGGAGATCACTCTTTCTTAACATGGAGGATATATTTGTTCATGAAAGCAACCAGCTT CAAGCCAGTTACATTCAACTAAAAGATTTGAGGGACAATTGCAAGATGGATCTGGAGCGGATAACAGGGATGCCTTCAAAGAGATAG
- the LOC107899699 gene encoding uncharacterized protein isoform X2 gives MNGDNFTDGIPKFRSILGDITNRAVKRGFSSISDNVGFNSKEEASYRFTKQVCLGEENSIQENPKTPQFEPNPNTSSTCSGETDTSKEGLVPVNEKVSEVIERFDLSDSDDRLDQGEGGITQARGTLDDSCRNDSKDLGVGRLASSEGGCVEWLRLPKSSSQGFRSFELERCVGLKNDGSNLNAGADMLKACSCSFCLKAAYIWSDLHYQDTKGRIAVLKRSQKEASILVQKSCSGKETDIQNLGNPNKSSKLESDLTSQWRSLFLNMEDIFVHESNQLVVLCSILARRCTFK, from the exons ATGAACGGAGATAATTTTACAGACGGAATACCCAAATTCCGTTCAATTTTGGGTGACATTACAAATCGAGCAGTTAAAAGGGGGTTTTCGTCAATTTCGGATAATGTAGGGTTTAATTCCAAAGAAGAAGCAAGCTACCGATTTACAAAACAAGTTTGTTTAGGAGAAGAAAATTCGATCCAAGAGAATCCTAAAACCCCCCAATTTGAACCAAaccctaatacttcttctactTGTAGTGGGGAAACTGACACATCCAAAGAGGGTTTGGTGCCGGTTAATGAGAAAGTTAGCGAGGTTATAGAACGGTTTGATTTGTCTGATAGTGACGATAGATTAGATCAAGGTGAAGGAGGCATTACACAAGCAAGGGGTACATTGGATGATAGTTGTAGGAATGATAGTAAGGATCTTGGCGTTGGTAGACTAGCGTCGAGTGAAGGTGGCTGTGTCGAGTGGTTAAGGTTGCCTAAGTCTTCGTCGCAAGGTTTTCGATCATTTGAGCTGGAGAGGTGCGTGGGACTCAAGAATGATGGTTCTAATTTGAATGCTGGTGCTGATATGCTCAAAGCTTGCTCTTGTTCTTTTTGCTTGAAAG CTGCTTATATTTGGTCGGACCTTCATTATCAAGATACCAAGGGTCGAATAGCTG TTTTGAAGAGAAGTCAGAAAGAAGCAAGCATTTTGGTTCAGAAAAGTTGCAGTGGGAAAGAAACTGACATTCAAAACCTGGGAAATCCCAATAAATCTTCAAAATTAGAATCTGATCTCACAAGTCAGTGGAGATCACTCTTTCTTAACATGGAGGATATATTTGTTCATGAAAGCAACCAGCTT GTGGTCCTATGTTCTATCCTGGCGAGGAGATGCACTTTCAAGTAA
- the LOC107899690 gene encoding TPR repeat-containing thioredoxin TTL4 gives MGANSLEKKSRSGFWSTVFGRCKCWPRRMSISTGSIPNQNNNNVKTSNWNTRWRRSDVDQGLDGGSYVKSPPNHSMLVLVHQQNQVCKLPVESTRITTTNQRKVPKEAISISGELESMIMDYQKIKGNNSNLVRASSGNFMLYGHLGNLRQPVEGENKKEDNKVEEKPEPPSPQYKALATRRDSEKLKNLGNIDYNKGNLGEALSLYEAAIAIDPFKASYRTYRSAALEASGRILEAVSECREAIRIEPRYHRAHHRLGNLYIRLGEVEKAMYHLKRAGPEADSDHIAKAKILQERINKCTEAKRLRTWNVLVKETDSAIKAGADSSPFLYAFKAEALLKLHRHQEANETLLQGPKYNDEDCIKHFGPIGNANLRVVQAKVDMALGRFDDALAAMERAVRLDSNSKEANSAMSKARALATFETIGNEHFKTSNFYDACISYGEGLAHDPRNSVLLLNRAICYSKLGQDELAIEDCTRALSVRPGYTKARLKRAHCNSKLERWEASIEDYEILKKETPNNEEVKQGLSKAQRQLKNKKTG, from the exons ATGGGGGCAAATTCTTTGGAGAAGAAATCGAGGAGCGGGTTTTGGAGTACAGTTTTCGGGAGGTGTAAGTGTTGGCCGAGGAGAATGTCTATTTCAACGGGTTCAATTCCAAACCAAAACAACAATAATGTTAAAACATCAAACTGGAATACAAGGTGGAGGCGGAGCGATGTCGATCAGGGTCTCGACGGGGGTTCCTACGTGAAATCGCCTCCAAATCATTCGATGCTGGTCCTTGTACATCAACAAAACCAGGTTTGTAAACTGCCGGTTGAATCAACCAGAATAACAACAACTAACCAAAGGAAGGTGCCTAAAGAAGCCATTAGTATATCCGGCGAGCTGGAAAGCATGATCATGgattatcaaaaaataaaaggaaacaaCAGCAACCTGGTTCGAGCATCGTCGGGGAATTTCATGCTTTACGGTCATTTAGGCAACTTGAGGCAACCCGTGGAGGGAGAGAACAAAAAGGAAGATAATAAGGTTGAAGAAAAGCCTGAACCACCGTCTCCTCAATACAAAGCTTTGGCGACGAGAAGGGACTCCGAAAAGTTGAAAAACCTCGGGAATATAGATTATAACAAAGGGAATTTAGGGGAAGCTTTGAGTCTGTACGAAGCAGCCATCGCCATTGATCCTTTCAAAGCTTCGTATCGAACCTATAGAAGTGCAGCTTTAGAAGCTTCGGGCAGGATTCTTGAAGCAGTTTCTGAGTGCAGAGAAGCCATTCGAATTGAACCTCGTTATCACCGAGCTCACCATCGTTTAGGAAATCTATATATCAG ATTGGGGGAAGTGGAAAAGGCGATGTATCACCTCAAACGTGCAGGCCCTGAGGCTGATAGTGATCACATTGCCAAAGCTAAAATTCTTCAAGAACGTATAAACAAATGTACTGAAGCAAAAAGGCTACGAACTTGGAATGTATTGGTAAAAGAGACAGATTCCGCCATTAAAGCTGGTGCAGATTCATCTCCATTT ttGTATGCATTTAAAGCGGAAGCTTTGCTGAAGCTCCATAGACACCAAGAGGCGAATGAAACATTGTTACAAGGTCCGAAATACAATGACGAGGATTGCATTAAACACTTCGGCCCTATCGGTAACGCCAATTTGCGAGTTGTTCAAGCAAAGGTGGATATGGCCCTCGGCag ATTTGACGATGCCTTGGCTGCCATGGAGAGAGCAGTTAGGCTTGACTCGAACAGCAAAGAAGCAAACAGTGCAATGAGCAAAGCTAGAGCATTGGCAACGTTCGAAACCATTGGAAATGAGCATTTCAAGACATCAAATTTCTATGATGCATGTATCTCATATGGCGAGGGGCTGGCGCACGACCCCCGCAACTCTGTCTTGTTGCTTAACCGAGCAATCTGTTATTCCAAACTTGGCCAGGATGAACTCGCAATCGAGGACTGCACCCGTGCCCTTAGTGTCCGCCCTGGTTACACCAAAGCTAGACTCAAAAGAGCCCATTGCAATTCCAAG TTGGAGAGATGGGAAGCTTCAATAGAAGACTACGAGATCTTGAAAAAAGAAACTCCGAACAACGAGGAGGTGAAACAAGGTTTGTCCAAAGCTCAAAGGCAACTCAAGAACAAGAAGACAGGCTAG
- the LOC107899726 gene encoding uncharacterized protein, whose protein sequence is MKSETLTLVLVNLAGIMERADETLLPGVYKEVGAALHTDPTGLGSLTLYRSIVQSSCYPLAAYLAMHHNRAHVIALGAFLWAAATFLVAISTTFLQVALSRGLNGIGLAIVIPAIQSLVADSTDDSNRGMAFGWLQLTGNIGSILGGLCSVLIASKTIIGIPGWRFAFHLVGIISVVVGILVCFFTNDPRYSDRDNVAKDHAACKSFSLRVKDMINEAKSVMRIPTFQVIVAQGVSGSFAGSALAFAPMWLELIGFSHETTALIMTLFVISGSIGGLFGGWMGDILAKRFPNAGRIILSQISSGSAIPIAAVLMLALPDNPSTAVAHGLVFSILGLWMSWNAPATNNPIFAEIVPEKSRTSIYALDNSFESILASFAPPIVGILAQLVFGYKPIPEGSSDSIEIETDRENAASLAKALYTAIGIPMAICCFIYSFLYCTYPRDRETARMQALIDSELQDTEENYSLSSCGKPGFHVVNSKKLDDEERSESYIEFGGEKRLDFENNDDKKSLLHHDQ, encoded by the exons ATGAAATCCGAGACTTTAACTTTGGTTTTAGTGAACCTAGCTGGGATAATGGAACGAGCCGATGAGACATTATTGCCTGGGGTTTACAAAGAAGTTGGCGCCGCTTTGCATACGGATCCGACGGGGTTAGGCTCCCTCACACTGTATCGATCCATAGTTCAATCTTCTTGTTATCCTTTAGCTGCTTACCTTGCTATGCATCACAACCGTGCTCATGTCATTGCTCTTGGCGCTTTTCTTTGGGCTGCTGCCACATTTCTCGTCGCCATTTCCACCACTTTCCTCCAG GTTGCACTTTCAAGAGGTTTGAATGGGATTGGCCTTGCCATTGTCATACCAGCCATTCAGTCCCTTGTTGCTGATTCAACCGATGATAGTAACCGTGGTATGGCTTTCGGATGGCTTCAATTGACTGGAAACATCGGTTCGATCCTAGGCGGTCTATGCTCAGTCCTTATTGCCTCAAAAACGATCATTGGCATACCTGGCTGGCGATTTGCATTCCATCTGGTTGGGATAATTAGTGTCGTAGTTGGTATTTTGGTCTGCTTTTTCACTAATGATCCACGATATTCAGATCGCGACAATGTAGCCAAAGACCATGCTGCATGTAAGTCATTTTCATTGCGGGTGAAGGACATGATAAATGAAGCAAAGTCAGTTATGAGAATCCCAACTTTCCAAGTCATTGTTGCTCAAGGTGTTTCAGGATCATTTGCAGGATCAGCTTTGGCATTTGCTCCAATGTGGCTCGAGCTAATCGGCTTCTCCCACGAAACAACGGCACTGATCATGACACTTTTTGTGATCTCGGGTTCAATTGGAGGTCTCTTTGGAGGATGGATGGGAGATATTCTTGCGAAACGCTTCCCGAATGCAGGAAGAATTATTCTGTCACAGATAAGCTCGGGTTCTGCAATCCCGATAGCTGCGGTTTTGATGCTGGCATTACCTGATAATCCCTCCACTGCAGTTGCCCATGGTCTGGTCTTTTCCATCTTGGGACTATGGATGTCATGGAATGCTCCAGCAACCAACAA TCCGATATTTGCGGAGATCGTCCCTGAGAAATCCAGAACAAGTATCTATGCGTTGGATAATTCGTTCGAGTCTATATTGGCATCTTTTGCTCCTCCTATTGTTGGGATTTTGGCTCAGCTTGTTTTTGGTTATAAACCGATACCGGAAGGATCATCGGACTCAATTGAGATCGAGACAGATAGAGAGAACGCTGCATCGCTTGCTAAGGCATTGTACACTGCAATTGGAATTCCGATGGCAATCTGTTGCTTCATTTACTCATTCCTCTATTGCACGTATCCGAGAGACCGGGAAACAGCACGAATGCAAGCACTGATAGACTCGGAATTGCAAGACACAGAGGAAAATTACTCTCTTTCAAGTTGCGGAAAACCCGGATTTCATGTCGTAAACTCTAAAAAGCTTGATGACGAGGAAAGGAGTGAAAGTTACATAGAGTTTGGAGGGGAGAAGAGGCTCGATTTCGAAAACAATGATGACAAGAAGTCCCTTCTGCATCATGATCAATAA
- the LOC107899737 gene encoding uncharacterized protein, whose translation MKSEALTLVLVNLAGIMERADESLLPGVYKEVGAALHTDPTGLGSLTLYRSIVQTCCYPLAAYLAMYHNRAHVIALGAFLWAAATFLVAISTTYLQVAISRGLNGIGLAIVVPAIQSLVADSTDDCNRGVAFGWLQLTGNIGSILGGLCSVLIASKTIMGIPGWRFAFHLVWIISVVIGIAVRLFANDPRFSGHDNAAKEHVGHKSFSSLVKDIINEAKSVIRIPTFQIIVAQGVSGSFPWSALSFAPMWLELIGFSHETTALIITLFVISGSIGALFGGKMGDVLAKRFPNGGRIILSQISAGSMIPIAAVLLLGLPDDPSTAFMHALVYVIMGFCTSWNAPATNNPIFAEIVPEKSRTSIYALDRSFESVLASFAPPIVGILAQHVYGFKPIPKGSSDSIEVETDRKNAASLAKALYTAIAIPMALCSSIYSFLYCTYPRDRERARMQALIESEMQQLEDDHNAPSNAKQSEFRVADSKDKERSEMCSIDLDDNDEKSLLNHQIGFSNLEH comes from the exons ATGAAATCGGAGGCTCTAACGTTAGTTTTAGTGAATCTGGCGGGAATAATGGAGCGAGCCGACGAATCATTACTGCCTGGTGTTTACAAAGAAGTTGGCGCAGCTTTGCATACGGATCCAACAGGGCTTGGCTCACTCACTCTGTATCGGTCCATAGTTCAAACTTGTTGTTATCCTTTAGCTGCTTACCTTGCTATGTATCACAACCGTGCTCATGTTATTGCTCTCGGTGCTTTCCTTTGGGCGGCTGCAACATTTCTTGTTGCCATTTCCACTACTTACCTCCAG GTAGCAATTTCAAGAGGTTTGAATGGGATTGGCCTTGCCATTGTCGTACCAGCCATTCAGTCCCTTGTTGCCGATTCAACTGATGATTGTAACCGCGGTGTGGCTTTCGGATGGCTTCAACTTACTGGAAACATTGGCTCGATCCTAGGCGGCCTCTGTTCGGTCCTGATTGCCTCAAAAACTATCATGGGGATACCTGGCTGGCGCTTTGCGTTCCATTTGGTTTGGATAATTAGTGTTGTTATCGGTATTGCGGTCCGTCTTTTTGCTAACGATCCACGATTTTCCGGTCATGACAACGCAGCCAAAGAACATGTTGGACACAAGTCTTTTTCATCACTGGTGAAAGACATAATAAATGAAGCAAAATCAGTTATAAGAATCCCAACTTTCCAAATCATTGTTGCTCAAGGTGTTTCGGGATCATTTCCATGGTCCGCTTTGTCATTTGCTCCGATGTGGCTTGAACTAATCGGCTTCTCCCACGAAACAACAGCATTGATCATTACACTTTTCGTGATTTCCGGTTCAATCGGTGCTCTTTTTGGAGGAAAGATGGGTGATGTTCTCGCAAAACGGTTCCCAAATGGCGGGAGGATCATTTTGTCGCAGATAAGCGCAGGTTCTATGATCCCCATAGCCGCAGTTTTGCTTCTGGGATTACCTGATGATCCTTCCACTGCATTTATGCATGCTCTAGTTTATGTCATCATGGGATTTTGCACATCTTGGAATGCTCCAGCAACCAACAA TCCGATATTTGCAGAGATTGTACCTGAGAAATCCCGAACAAGCATCTACGCTTTGGATCGATCTTTTGAGTCTGTACTGGCATCTTTTGCTCCTCCTATAGTAGGGATTTTGGCTCAGCATGTTTATGGTTTTAAACCCATACCTAAGGGATCATCGGACTCGATAGAGGTCGAGACGGATCGGAAGAATGCTGCATCACTTGCTAAGGCACTTTACACTGCAATTGCGATTCCAATGGCTCTCTGTTCCTCTATCTATTCGTTCCTTTATTGCACGTATCCAAGAGACAGGGAAAGAGCAAGAATGCAGGCATTGATTGAATCAGAAATGCAACAACTAGAGGACGATCATAATGCTCCATCAAATGCCAAACAATCCGAATTCCGTGTGGCGGACTCGAAGGACAAAGAAAGGAGTGAAATGTGTAGCATTGATTTGGATGATAACGATGAGAAATCTCTTCTGAATCACCAGATTGGCTTCTCAAACTTAGAACACTGA